In Spirosoma pollinicola, the genomic window ACTCGCTTTATCCCAAATACCCGAATAGTAAGCTGGAAGCGTCTGGATTAGCCGTTGGGCTTCCGGCTGGCCAGATGGGAAACTCCGAAGTTGGCCACATGAATCTTGGTGCCGGTCGGGTGGTGTATCAGGATTTAGTCAAAGTAAACAAGGCTGTAGAAGAGCACACGCTGGACAAAGAGCCCGTATTGGTCGATGCCCTGGCCTATGCTAAAACAAATGGCAAAAAGGTACATTTTATTGGTCTGGTGTCTGACGGTGGTGTTCACGCCCACATCGATCATATAAAAGGCTTGCTGTCGATTGCCCAGGCGCAGGGATTGACCGATGTGTTTGTTCATGCCTTTACAGATGGACGAGACACCGACCCTAAAGGGGGCGTTGATTATCTTGCCGATTTACAGGCACATATGGCCGTGTCGACCGGGCAGATTGCCAGTGTTATTGGTCGCTATTACGCTATGGATCGGGATAACCGATGGGAGCGGGTTAAGATAGCCTACGATGCAATGGTGAAAGGCGAAGGCGAGAAAATTGTTGCTGCCGACGTAACAAAGGCGTTGCAGACCTCCTACGATGCTGGCGTTACAGATGAATTTATCAAGCCGCTTATTGTTACCAATGCCGATGGTTCGCCTGTGGCTGTTATCGAGGAGGGCGATGTGGTTCTGTGTTTCAACTTCCGCACCGACCGGGGGCGCGAAATCACCCAGGCCCTCACGCAGAAGGATTTCCCGGAGCAGGGAATGACGAAATTATCGTTGAATTACATCACCATGACCAACTACGACAGTGAGTTTGTTGACGTGAAGGTA contains:
- the gpmI gene encoding 2,3-bisphosphoglycerate-independent phosphoglycerate mutase, giving the protein MDKKVILIILDGWGIPLKPEVSAIEAAHTPFMNSLYPKYPNSKLEASGLAVGLPAGQMGNSEVGHMNLGAGRVVYQDLVKVNKAVEEHTLDKEPVLVDALAYAKTNGKKVHFIGLVSDGGVHAHIDHIKGLLSIAQAQGLTDVFVHAFTDGRDTDPKGGVDYLADLQAHMAVSTGQIASVIGRYYAMDRDNRWERVKIAYDAMVKGEGEKIVAADVTKALQTSYDAGVTDEFIKPLIVTNADGSPVAVIEEGDVVLCFNFRTDRGREITQALTQKDFPEQGMTKLSLNYITMTNYDSEFVDVKVIFDKDNLQNTLGEVIAGAGRKQIRIAETEKYPHVTFFFSGGREEPFTGEKRLLCPSPKEMTVLDEHGVEITIPVKTYDMKPEMAAYDIRNAIIPELESEEPDFICLNFANTDMVGHTGVFDAVVKAAETADACAQAVTEAALAHGYTTIIIADHGNAEFMANEDGSPNTAHTTNLVPCILIDKDYHPTLKDGKLADIAPTILHLMGIPQPTEMGGVSLIVE